CTTCGTCCCGCAGCCGCAGCGGTCCACCGAGCGTCGCGCCACGGAAGCAAGCAGCGCACTTTGCTGCAATCGATCCTTCTTCATGGATACCTCGCTCGCATCTTGTATGAAGGGCGCGATTTTTTTGCCCAAAATCCCGCATCGACGATGAACCTGCAAGCACCGGGGCGATCCTATCAGAGCCCACGCTCGCTCAGGGGCGTGCGAGTAGGAACTTCAGTCTGGGCGCCGTAGCGATGAGACGGATGCGCACGCGAACACTCACCATCGTCCTGCTCGTGCTCGCCGTGGCTCCGGGTTTGTTGTTCTATGGCCTGACCCGCACCGCCCTCTACGGCGAGATCGTCAAGTCGCTCGGTGCCAACACAGTGCTTGTGATCGCGATCGTCCTGCTGGTCGTATTGATCGGGGCCGCGGTGTTCGCGGTCGTGTACGGCCTCGCACGCGACGACGATCAACCGCTGCGCCGCCGCCACAAGCGCGGAGGATCCTGACGGCCGCGCAGGCGCGGGGAAGACGAATCAGGTCGCGAGCCGGGCGCCGCTCTCGGCCTGGAAGCAGGCGCGCTTGGCGGCGATACCCCTCATGAGCCCCTGCCAGGACTTCACGAACGCCTGCGCTCCGTCGCGCTGCAACTGCGCCGCCAGCGCAGCGACATCGATCCCCGCCGCACGAAAGTGATCCAGCATCGCGGCTGCTTCGACTGCGTCGTCGGCGAGCGGTTTCTTCAGCGCGCCGTGCCGGGCGAACGCCAGCAGGGTAGCGTCAGGCATCGTATCGATGGTGTCGGGCGCCGCCAGCGCCTCGACGTAAAGCGTTTCGGGAGCGCTCGGATCCTTGGTTCCCGTGCTGGCCCAGAGCAGCCGCTGCGGAGCCGCGCCTGCGGCGGCGAGCTTGCGCCAGCGCTCGGAGTCGAGCAATTTGCGATACGCTGAATAGGTCATACCGGCGACCGCGATGCCGAGCCGATTGCGCAGCTCGTCCGGTACTTTCGCGCTCACCGCCCGATCCCAGCGGCTCACGAACAGCGATGCCACCGAGGCGACGCGCGGGTCGAGCCCCGCGGCGATGCGCCGTTCGATGCCGCGCAGGTAGGCCTCGGCCGCCGCCTGGTAGTGCTCGGGCGAGAACAGCAGCGTGACGTTGACCGGTACGCCCGCGAAGA
The sequence above is a segment of the Betaproteobacteria bacterium genome. Coding sequences within it:
- the tal gene encoding transaldolase; this translates as MNATQYLHDLGQRLWLDNISRRHLDEGILQTYIAEYALTGLTSNPAIFEQAIGSYDAYDASIRAAAEGSASEEALFVSIALDDLRRAADLFRPIHDSTAGVDGWVSMEVSPLLAYDAPASVEAAKSIRSLARRDNLFVKIPGTAQGVRAIEESIFAGVPVNVTLLFSPEHYQAAAEAYLRGIERRIAAGLDPRVASVASLFVSRWDRAVSAKVPDELRNRLGIAVAGMTYSAYRKLLDSERWRKLAAAGAAPQRLLWASTGTKDPSAPETLYVEALAAPDTIDTMPDATLLAFARHGALKKPLADDAVEAAAMLDHFRAAGIDVAALAAQLQRDGAQAFVKSWQGLMRGIAAKRACFQAESGARLAT